The following coding sequences are from one Streptomyces sp. NBC_00536 window:
- a CDS encoding Crp/Fnr family transcriptional regulator encodes MSNPSPIRLAAALSTEHRGRLMSHAREVNFPEGTRIFDEGNRAETFWIVRSGTVTLEIPVPGRRPAPVENLGPGELVGWSWLFPPYVWQLGAEAMTPVRAYEFDGMTVRMLMDADPAFGSAVGQWVGRVLAHRLHQTRTRLLDLYAPH; translated from the coding sequence GTGAGCAACCCTTCCCCCATCCGGCTCGCTGCAGCCCTGTCCACCGAACACCGTGGACGGCTGATGAGTCACGCCCGTGAGGTCAATTTCCCCGAGGGTACGCGGATCTTCGACGAAGGAAACCGCGCCGAAACCTTCTGGATCGTCCGCTCCGGCACCGTCACCCTGGAGATCCCGGTCCCCGGCCGCCGCCCCGCCCCGGTGGAGAACCTCGGTCCCGGTGAGCTGGTGGGCTGGTCATGGCTGTTCCCGCCGTACGTCTGGCAGCTCGGCGCCGAGGCGATGACCCCGGTCCGCGCGTACGAGTTCGACGGCATGACCGTGCGGATGCTCATGGACGCCGATCCCGCTTTCGGCTCGGCCGTGGGGCAGTGGGTGGGCCGGGTTCTGGCTCACCGGCTGCACCAGACCCGCACCCGCCTGCTCGACCTGTACGCCCCCCACTAG
- a CDS encoding SSI family serine proteinase inhibitor, producing the protein MGLASAAMALTALTALAGSGAADAAPSGAESLYAPSALVLGVTAGDDARHGTVLRAVTLVCAPRPSGTHPDPAAACTELLAAAGRPDMITEGGAAAVCTREYDPVTVTADGVWQGKRFTYDHTFANRCAMRAGSGAVFAF; encoded by the coding sequence ATGGGTCTCGCTTCAGCGGCCATGGCGCTCACCGCGCTCACCGCACTGGCCGGGTCGGGGGCGGCCGACGCCGCCCCGTCCGGCGCCGAGAGCCTCTACGCGCCGTCCGCGCTGGTGCTCGGGGTCACGGCGGGCGACGACGCCCGCCACGGGACGGTCCTGCGCGCCGTGACGCTCGTCTGCGCGCCCCGGCCGAGCGGGACGCACCCGGACCCGGCCGCCGCGTGTACGGAGTTACTCGCGGCAGCGGGCCGGCCCGACATGATCACGGAAGGCGGTGCCGCAGCGGTCTGTACCAGGGAGTACGACCCGGTGACGGTGACGGCCGACGGGGTCTGGCAGGGCAAGCGGTTCACCTACGACCACACCTTCGCCAACCGGTGCGCGATGCGGGCCGGCAGCGGCGCCGTCTTCGCCTTCTGA